The Terriglobia bacterium genome window below encodes:
- the hisC gene encoding histidinol-phosphate transaminase — protein MPHRFSINELLPPWITRLRPYPPGKPIEEVERELGHTAIKLASNENPLGPSPKALEALRNSLDLANFYPDGAGYYLRRKLAEFQQLDISQIILGAGSTDLIELVARTFLTAGDQGITSQSAFYIYRLAIEGMGAGLVQTPLRDNAFDLAAIARAVTQRTKVIYIANPNNPTGRMVTADDMDRFLGSLPPRVLVVLDEAYYEYVRGPDYSHSLDYVRNGRNVLVLRTFSKVYGLAGLRLGYGMGNPELIEALNRVRSPFNANSLAQAAGLAALDDQEHVAHSVESNAHEMKFVTEELALAGVRYTPSVGNFLLIDTGRDCEEDFIRLLHEGVIVRPMKLYGFPTSLRVTIGRHEDNEKFLEGLARVAKTFTLRTKR, from the coding sequence ATGCCACACCGATTTTCCATCAATGAACTGCTGCCTCCCTGGATCACGCGCCTTCGGCCTTATCCTCCCGGCAAGCCGATTGAGGAGGTGGAGCGCGAACTGGGCCACACAGCCATCAAGCTGGCCTCGAATGAGAACCCCTTGGGACCTTCCCCCAAGGCTTTGGAGGCCCTGCGCAATTCGCTTGACCTTGCCAATTTTTATCCCGACGGCGCGGGCTATTATCTGCGGCGGAAACTGGCGGAGTTCCAGCAGCTTGACATCTCTCAGATCATTCTGGGGGCAGGATCCACCGACCTGATTGAACTGGTGGCCAGGACGTTCCTGACGGCCGGCGACCAGGGCATTACCTCACAATCTGCGTTTTATATTTACCGGCTCGCCATCGAGGGGATGGGCGCCGGGCTTGTGCAAACTCCCCTGCGCGATAACGCCTTCGACCTGGCGGCCATCGCACGTGCAGTAACTCAGCGGACGAAAGTCATCTATATCGCCAACCCCAACAACCCCACCGGCCGCATGGTCACCGCGGATGACATGGACCGCTTTCTTGGATCGCTGCCGCCTCGCGTACTCGTCGTGCTGGACGAGGCCTACTACGAATACGTTCGCGGACCCGATTACTCCCACTCTCTCGATTACGTTCGCAACGGCAGAAACGTCCTGGTGCTGCGCACGTTTTCCAAAGTGTACGGGCTGGCGGGCCTGCGGCTCGGCTACGGCATGGGGAATCCCGAGCTGATCGAGGCCCTCAACCGCGTGCGCTCACCGTTCAATGCCAATAGCCTGGCGCAGGCAGCCGGACTGGCGGCCCTCGACGATCAGGAACACGTGGCGCATTCAGTGGAATCCAACGCCCATGAAATGAAGTTTGTGACTGAGGAACTGGCGCTTGCCGGCGTTCGTTACACGCCCTCCGTGGGAAACTTCCTGCTGATTGATACGGGCCGCGACTGCGAAGAGGATTTTATCCGTCTGCTGCATGAGGGCGTAATCGTCCGGCCGATGAAGCTTTACGGTTTCCCAACCTCGCTGCGGGTGACGATCGGCAGGCACGAAGACAACGAAAAATTCCTGGAGGGCCTTGCGCGTGTGGCCAAAACTTTTACGCTGAGGACGAAACGATAG
- a CDS encoding pseudouridine synthase, which produces MLERLQKIVAAAGVTSRRKAEELIVQGRVSVNGHVVRELGSKADAGRDKIRVDGKPLPRSHGHLVILLNKPTGVVSTLQDPQGRPTVVKLLEGVKQRVYPIGRLDYNSSGLLLLTNDGDLTNFLTSRASRIPRTYHVKLEGQPAPKDLARLERGIVLDGRPTAPCKIRMISEREKPWYEITLMEGRYHQVRRMFERAGQRVAKLKRVRLAFLTDRGLKPGQFRYLSASEVERLKRWKTEAGRESEC; this is translated from the coding sequence ATGCTTGAGCGGCTGCAGAAAATCGTTGCCGCGGCGGGCGTCACCTCTCGGCGCAAAGCCGAAGAACTGATCGTCCAGGGCCGCGTCAGTGTCAACGGGCACGTGGTGCGGGAACTGGGATCAAAGGCCGACGCTGGCCGCGACAAGATTCGAGTGGACGGCAAACCGCTGCCGAGGAGCCACGGCCACCTTGTGATTCTCCTCAATAAGCCCACCGGCGTGGTTTCAACCTTGCAGGATCCCCAGGGTCGCCCCACCGTCGTGAAGCTGCTCGAGGGCGTCAAGCAGCGCGTTTACCCCATCGGCCGGCTCGACTACAATTCTTCAGGCCTGCTGCTGCTGACCAACGATGGCGATCTCACCAATTTCCTCACCTCACGCGCCTCCAGGATTCCGCGCACCTATCACGTCAAACTGGAGGGCCAGCCGGCGCCGAAAGACCTCGCGCGCCTCGAGCGCGGAATCGTGCTGGACGGTCGCCCCACTGCGCCCTGCAAGATTCGCATGATTTCCGAACGCGAGAAGCCCTGGTATGAAATCACCCTGATGGAAGGCCGCTACCACCAGGTGCGTAGAATGTTTGAACGCGCGGGGCAGCGCGTGGCGAAGCTCAAGCGGGTGCGGCTGGCCTTCCTCACAGACCGCGGCCTCAAGCCCGGGCAGTTCCGGTATTTGAGCGCTTCGGAAGTTGAGCGCCTGAAGCGCTGGAAAACAGAAGCCGGCCGCGAGAGTGAATGCTAA
- the scpB gene encoding SMC-Scp complex subunit ScpB codes for MLTDETLKALIEAIIYVAPEPVPLDAIVKSLEGEERERVKAQIELLIREYGQPGHGIEVRHVAGGYRFSSKPEHHEVLRKFVKSLKPLVRLSRPALETLAVIAYRQPITVPEIEEIRGVDCGGVIHTLLEKKLIVTAGRKNVVGRPILYRSSKEFLVHFGLKDTSELPSLKEFEELARQALGPDLSEELGPHAGTAASGAANSEEPAESDEGAEANKAVGPGPPTAGAPEEEVTRAASADAPPEDDTAGEENA; via the coding sequence ATGCTGACGGACGAAACACTCAAAGCGTTGATCGAAGCCATCATCTACGTCGCGCCGGAGCCGGTGCCGCTGGACGCCATCGTCAAGTCTCTGGAAGGCGAGGAGCGCGAACGGGTGAAGGCGCAAATTGAACTCCTCATCCGGGAATATGGGCAGCCGGGCCACGGAATCGAGGTGCGCCACGTAGCCGGGGGCTACCGCTTCTCTTCCAAGCCCGAACACCACGAGGTGCTGAGGAAGTTTGTCAAAAGCCTGAAACCGCTCGTCCGGCTTTCCAGACCGGCGCTTGAAACCCTGGCGGTGATCGCCTATCGCCAGCCGATCACCGTGCCGGAAATCGAGGAAATCCGCGGCGTCGATTGCGGCGGAGTCATCCATACTCTACTGGAAAAAAAATTGATTGTCACCGCGGGGCGAAAGAACGTGGTGGGGCGGCCCATTCTCTACCGCTCCTCGAAGGAATTTCTGGTCCATTTTGGCCTGAAGGATACCAGCGAACTGCCAAGCCTGAAGGAGTTTGAAGAACTCGCCCGGCAGGCCCTGGGCCCTGACCTTTCAGAGGAACTGGGACCGCACGCCGGGACCGCTGCATCTGGCGCTGCCAACAGCGAAGAACCCGCTGAGAGCGACGAGGGCGCAGAGGCGAACAAGGCGGTGGGACCCGGACCGCCCACGGCTGGCGCGCCGGAGGAAGAAGTTACGCGCGCGGCCTCCGCCGACGCTCCGCCAGAAGATGACACAGCGGGTGAAGAGAACGCCTAG
- a CDS encoding segregation/condensation protein A, translating into MNDNRPPNPDTPEERAQEDAPEASKRTTRAEVPAPPVKLEAYEGPLDLLLDLIRKQKVNIYDIPIARITRQYLDYLRLMEELNIDVAGEFVLMAATLIYIKSRMLLPPDPTAPAEEMEEDPRAELVQRLLEHEQFKNAAEMLKSKRTVEEATWSRPGIDEFTEAEDEPGLAVSVFDLISVFREILERAKKRPQIHVRREQVTVREMLEHVKQVMRGRSGPVSIEDLAAGYVWRQALIALLLALLELVRLRAIHLRQDELFAPITAVKSKRFEEIVDSVNAAGLEESLGEI; encoded by the coding sequence ATGAATGACAATCGTCCACCCAACCCGGATACTCCTGAAGAGCGCGCACAGGAAGATGCTCCGGAGGCCTCAAAGCGGACCACCCGCGCCGAGGTGCCCGCGCCTCCGGTGAAGCTGGAGGCTTATGAAGGTCCCCTGGACCTCCTCCTCGACCTTATCCGCAAGCAGAAGGTCAACATCTATGACATTCCCATCGCCAGGATCACGCGGCAGTATCTGGATTATCTTCGGCTGATGGAGGAATTGAACATTGACGTCGCCGGCGAGTTTGTCCTGATGGCGGCGACGCTGATCTACATTAAATCGCGGATGCTCTTGCCGCCGGACCCCACAGCTCCTGCCGAGGAGATGGAAGAGGACCCGCGCGCGGAACTCGTGCAGCGGCTGCTGGAACACGAGCAGTTCAAGAACGCCGCCGAGATGCTGAAATCGAAGCGGACGGTGGAGGAGGCCACGTGGTCGCGCCCCGGCATCGACGAGTTCACAGAAGCGGAAGATGAGCCGGGCCTCGCTGTCTCCGTCTTCGATCTGATTTCGGTTTTCAGAGAGATCCTTGAGCGGGCCAAAAAGCGTCCGCAAATCCACGTGCGGCGGGAACAGGTAACCGTTCGCGAAATGCTGGAGCACGTAAAGCAGGTGATGCGGGGCCGCTCCGGACCGGTCTCTATTGAAGACCTCGCGGCAGGATATGTGTGGCGGCAGGCGCTGATCGCGTTGTTGCTGGCGCTGCTCGAGTTGGTGCGGCTGCGGGCCATTCATCTTCGGCAGGACGAACTGTTTGCCCCCATCACCGCGGTGAAAAGTAAAAGATTTGAAGAGATCGTGGATTCGGTGAACGCCGCAGGCCTGGAAGAAAGTCTGGGCGAAATCTGA
- the trpS gene encoding tryptophan--tRNA ligase, with product MAEPTNKRPRVLSGMRPTGKLHLGNLVGALQNWIKLQDQYESFHFVADWHMLTTDYADTSELQSNIQEMVTDWLAVGLDPEKATLFVQSRLLEHAELFLIFSMLTPLGWLERVPTYKEQLENITDRDIHTFGFLGYPVLQAADILMYKADCVPVGEDQVPHVELTREIARRFNHIYREVFPEPQLLLTASPRLRGTDGRKMSKSYGNAIFLSDPPDVVNEKVRGMMTDPARKRRYDKGNPDVCPVFDHHKLFSPPEVIERVNRECRTAELGCVECKKLMAQYLNEYLAPIQERRKIYERDPQKVWDVLAAGTDKARHVAQETMGEVRAATNLTHE from the coding sequence ATGGCAGAGCCGACGAACAAGCGGCCGCGTGTGCTGAGCGGCATGCGCCCCACTGGCAAGTTGCATCTGGGCAACCTGGTGGGAGCACTCCAGAACTGGATCAAGCTCCAGGACCAGTATGAAAGCTTCCATTTCGTGGCGGATTGGCACATGCTGACCACCGACTACGCCGACACCTCCGAGTTGCAGTCAAATATCCAGGAAATGGTGACCGATTGGCTGGCCGTGGGGCTCGATCCTGAGAAGGCAACCCTTTTTGTGCAATCGCGCCTGCTTGAGCATGCTGAGCTTTTTCTGATTTTCTCGATGCTGACTCCGCTTGGCTGGCTGGAGCGTGTGCCAACCTACAAAGAGCAGCTCGAAAACATTACCGATCGGGACATTCACACGTTTGGCTTTCTTGGCTACCCGGTCCTGCAAGCAGCAGACATACTGATGTACAAGGCCGATTGTGTTCCGGTAGGTGAAGACCAGGTACCGCACGTGGAACTGACGCGCGAAATTGCGCGGCGCTTCAACCACATTTACAGAGAAGTTTTCCCGGAACCGCAATTGCTGCTGACGGCGAGCCCGCGCTTGCGTGGGACCGACGGACGCAAGATGTCCAAGAGCTATGGCAACGCCATTTTCCTCTCCGATCCTCCGGATGTGGTCAACGAGAAGGTCCGGGGCATGATGACCGATCCTGCGCGCAAGCGGCGGTATGACAAAGGGAATCCTGACGTTTGTCCGGTGTTCGACCATCACAAACTCTTCTCACCGCCCGAAGTCATCGAGCGTGTGAATCGCGAATGCAGGACGGCTGAGCTCGGTTGCGTGGAGTGCAAGAAGCTGATGGCGCAATATCTGAACGAATACCTCGCTCCCATTCAGGAGCGTCGAAAAATTTACGAGCGCGACCCTCAAAAAGTCTGGGACGTGCTGGCCGCGGGCACCGATAAGGCCCGCCATGTGGCGCAGGAAACGATGGGCGAGGTGAGGGCCGCAACGAATCTGACCCATGAATGA
- a CDS encoding electron transfer flavoprotein subunit alpha/FixB family protein, producing the protein MAEEIIVYAEHQDGKLARPAWEAVAAAQRFSAALGANCVGAVVGENVRNLAEELAGAGLSEVLTIESPQLAQYTPDGYSAALRQVVELRHPRFVVFSHTYQVRDFAPKLAASLDRVLIGDSLDYRLEGERIIFVRQVFQGKFSADVEFRGEPPYFVSFQAGAFREDSVQQGVASAKITSVPIDIPPGAVRTRPQEKFREARQAVDLSQAEIIVAVGRGIKKSENMVLARKLAEALGAEVGASRPICDSGWLPMDRQVGSSGQTVAPKLYLALGISGAIQHQVGMKGSRTVVAINKDREAPIFEIATYGIAGDLFEIVPPLIEEIKKAKAG; encoded by the coding sequence GTGGCTGAAGAAATCATCGTCTACGCGGAACACCAGGATGGCAAGCTGGCGCGCCCCGCATGGGAGGCCGTGGCAGCGGCGCAACGGTTTTCCGCGGCGCTCGGGGCGAACTGCGTTGGCGCAGTCGTGGGGGAAAACGTCCGCAATCTCGCCGAAGAACTGGCCGGCGCCGGGCTGTCGGAGGTGTTGACTATCGAATCGCCGCAGCTTGCCCAGTACACGCCGGACGGCTACAGCGCGGCCCTCCGCCAGGTTGTCGAATTGCGACACCCTCGATTCGTTGTTTTCAGCCACACCTACCAGGTGCGCGACTTCGCTCCAAAACTGGCCGCTTCGCTCGATCGCGTCCTCATAGGCGACTCACTGGATTACCGCCTCGAAGGCGAAAGAATCATCTTTGTGCGGCAGGTATTTCAGGGCAAGTTTTCAGCCGACGTTGAGTTTCGAGGCGAACCGCCGTACTTCGTGTCATTCCAGGCGGGGGCTTTTCGAGAAGATTCCGTCCAGCAGGGTGTAGCCAGCGCAAAAATAACCTCGGTACCGATCGACATTCCCCCCGGGGCCGTTCGCACGCGGCCCCAGGAAAAATTCCGGGAGGCCAGGCAGGCGGTCGATCTGAGCCAGGCGGAAATTATCGTCGCTGTAGGGCGTGGCATCAAAAAGTCCGAAAATATGGTACTGGCCCGGAAGCTGGCGGAGGCTCTGGGAGCAGAAGTCGGCGCCTCGCGACCCATCTGCGATAGCGGCTGGCTACCCATGGACCGCCAGGTCGGGAGTTCCGGCCAGACCGTGGCTCCCAAGCTCTACCTTGCTCTGGGGATCTCAGGGGCCATTCAACACCAGGTGGGAATGAAAGGTTCACGGACCGTGGTCGCCATCAACAAAGACCGCGAAGCGCCCATCTTTGAGATCGCAACTTATGGAATTGCGGGAGACCTTTTTGAGATCGTTCCGCCGCTGATCGAAGAAATTAAGAAAGCAAAGGCGGGATGA
- a CDS encoding electron transfer flavoprotein subunit beta/FixA family protein: MKIVVCLKQVPSRDAFLKVNAASTWIEEADISYEVNEPDVYALEEGLRLKEKLGGEVIVCTLGPARAAQAIKEALAKGADRALHLDDAAFANLDAHGTAKALAAAIRRDNPDLVLTGLQSDDFGYAQTGVIMAEMLNLPHSTIVMEIQAEGEHLKIKRELEGGWFQWIEMPLPAVLTIQSGINKPRYATLKGIMAAKNKPLQKLTAQDLGLDTDALEPRQIISRVYVPQKTAQTEFIEGSPKEIAERLVDKLKNEARVI, translated from the coding sequence ATGAAAATTGTTGTGTGCCTCAAGCAGGTCCCGTCCCGCGACGCTTTCCTCAAGGTGAATGCCGCCTCGACGTGGATCGAGGAAGCCGACATCAGCTACGAGGTGAACGAGCCTGACGTTTACGCGCTCGAAGAGGGACTGCGGCTGAAGGAGAAACTGGGAGGAGAGGTCATTGTCTGCACGCTCGGCCCCGCCCGCGCCGCGCAGGCCATCAAGGAGGCGCTGGCCAAGGGCGCCGACCGCGCCCTGCACCTCGATGACGCTGCTTTTGCCAACCTGGACGCGCACGGGACCGCCAAAGCGCTGGCCGCCGCCATCCGCAGGGATAATCCCGACCTGGTGCTCACCGGCCTCCAGTCTGACGATTTTGGGTATGCGCAGACCGGGGTCATCATGGCGGAAATGTTGAACCTGCCTCATTCAACCATCGTGATGGAGATCCAGGCGGAAGGCGAGCACCTGAAAATCAAACGCGAACTCGAGGGGGGCTGGTTCCAGTGGATTGAGATGCCGCTGCCTGCCGTGCTGACGATTCAATCAGGCATCAACAAGCCTCGATACGCCACGTTAAAAGGGATCATGGCGGCAAAGAACAAGCCGCTCCAAAAATTGACGGCGCAGGACCTGGGGCTCGATACTGACGCGCTCGAACCGCGCCAGATCATTTCCCGGGTCTACGTCCCACAGAAGACGGCGCAAACCGAATTTATCGAAGGCAGTCCGAAGGAAATTGCTGAGCGGCTGGTCGATAAATTGAAAAACGAAGCAAGAGTGATCTAA
- the fabF gene encoding beta-ketoacyl-ACP synthase II has translation MARRVVVTGVGLVSALGVGTEETWRNLLAGKSGAATITHFDTTGFPVTFAAEVKGFDPLRFIEKKEVKKMGLFIQFAMAASEFAMEQAELKITPDLAERTGVYIGSGIGGFDVIEREHTELMKGGPRKISPFFIPASIVNLASGFVSIRWGAKGPNSATCTACSSSAHAVGDSFKLIQRGDADVMISGGAEAAITPMGVGGFASMRALSTRNDEPEKASRPFDCNRDGFVIGEGAGILVLEELGFAVKRGARILGEIVGYGMSGDAYHITQPSENADGAIRVMRNTLKDAGVEPQQVDYINAHGTSTPFNDKLETKAIKAVFGERAYRFPVSSTKSMTGHLLGGAGGLEAGISTLILRDQIIPPTINYETPDPECDLDYVPNQARRAKVDFVLSNSFGFGGTNAALLLKRYSE, from the coding sequence TTGGCGCGAAGAGTTGTAGTAACAGGGGTTGGCCTGGTTAGCGCGCTGGGGGTGGGGACCGAAGAAACGTGGCGGAATCTGCTCGCCGGGAAAAGCGGCGCCGCCACCATCACGCACTTCGACACCACAGGCTTTCCCGTCACATTCGCCGCAGAAGTCAAAGGGTTCGATCCGCTTCGCTTCATTGAAAAAAAAGAAGTGAAGAAGATGGGGCTGTTCATCCAGTTCGCCATGGCCGCCAGCGAGTTTGCCATGGAGCAGGCGGAACTGAAAATCACCCCGGACTTGGCGGAGCGGACGGGCGTCTATATTGGCTCAGGGATCGGGGGATTCGACGTCATCGAGCGCGAGCACACCGAGCTGATGAAGGGCGGTCCACGAAAAATATCTCCCTTCTTCATCCCCGCTTCCATCGTCAACCTTGCTTCCGGTTTTGTCTCCATCCGCTGGGGCGCCAAGGGACCAAATTCCGCAACCTGCACGGCTTGCTCGTCCAGCGCGCACGCGGTGGGCGATTCCTTCAAGTTGATCCAGCGCGGCGACGCGGATGTGATGATTTCCGGCGGCGCCGAAGCGGCCATCACTCCCATGGGCGTGGGTGGGTTCGCCTCCATGCGCGCGCTCTCGACACGAAACGACGAACCCGAAAAGGCCAGCCGTCCCTTTGACTGCAACCGCGACGGCTTCGTCATCGGAGAAGGAGCGGGCATCCTGGTCCTGGAAGAACTGGGTTTTGCCGTCAAGCGCGGAGCCAGAATCCTGGGCGAGATTGTTGGTTATGGAATGTCCGGCGACGCCTACCACATCACGCAGCCGTCGGAGAACGCTGACGGCGCCATTCGGGTGATGCGCAACACCCTGAAGGACGCCGGCGTAGAACCCCAGCAGGTGGACTACATCAACGCCCACGGGACCTCCACTCCTTTCAATGACAAGCTTGAAACCAAGGCCATCAAAGCCGTATTCGGAGAACGCGCCTACAGGTTCCCGGTCAGTTCCACCAAGTCGATGACCGGACATCTGCTGGGAGGAGCAGGAGGTCTCGAGGCTGGAATCTCGACGCTGATCCTGCGTGACCAGATTATTCCTCCAACCATCAATTACGAAACCCCGGACCCCGAATGCGACCTGGACTACGTTCCGAACCAGGCCCGGCGGGCGAAGGTCGATTTCGTGCTGTCAAACTCGTTCGGGTTCGGCGGCACCAATGCTGCTCTGCTTTTGAAGCGTTATTCTGAATAG
- the acpP gene encoding acyl carrier protein, with product MASPEEKVKQIIVEQLGVDEAEVTPTAHFVDDLGADSLDIVELVMAFEEAFEIEIPDEDAEKIQTVKDAVDYIQAHTKPAKN from the coding sequence ATGGCTTCGCCTGAAGAAAAGGTTAAGCAGATTATCGTTGAGCAGCTTGGAGTTGATGAAGCAGAGGTTACCCCCACAGCGCATTTCGTCGATGACCTTGGAGCCGATTCGCTGGATATCGTGGAGTTGGTGATGGCGTTCGAGGAGGCGTTCGAGATCGAGATTCCCGACGAAGACGCCGAAAAGATCCAGACCGTAAAAGATGCCGTCGATTACATCCAGGCCCATACCAAGCCAGCAAAGAACTGA
- the fabG gene encoding 3-oxoacyl-[acyl-carrier-protein] reductase, translated as MPGTMNLNERIAVVTGASQGIGRACALLLAEAGADVALASRNMEKLDSVARQIESKGRKTLVLNMDVSSPESIKAGISKVLDTWKKIDILVNNAGVVRDNLLLRMKAEDWDAVLRTNLDGAYHCIKEALPGMVRQRYGRIINITSVVAQAGNPGQANYIASKAGLIGLTKAVASEVARRGITVNAVAPGFIATPMTDKLPEEVRQKLLGIIPVGRMGTDMDVACGVRFLASEEAGYITGHVLNVNGGMYMA; from the coding sequence ATGCCAGGCACGATGAACCTGAACGAGCGCATTGCCGTGGTGACAGGGGCTTCCCAGGGAATAGGACGGGCCTGTGCGCTGCTGCTGGCGGAAGCGGGCGCGGACGTCGCGCTGGCCAGCCGGAACATGGAAAAGCTGGACTCCGTGGCGCGGCAGATCGAATCAAAAGGGCGCAAAACGCTGGTGCTGAACATGGACGTTTCCAGCCCCGAATCCATCAAAGCCGGCATCAGCAAAGTTTTGGACACGTGGAAAAAGATCGATATTTTAGTGAATAATGCCGGCGTCGTGCGGGATAATTTACTTTTGCGGATGAAGGCGGAAGATTGGGACGCGGTGTTGCGAACAAACCTGGACGGGGCCTACCATTGCATTAAAGAGGCGCTGCCCGGCATGGTGCGGCAGCGATATGGCCGCATCATCAACATCACCTCAGTAGTGGCCCAGGCCGGAAATCCGGGCCAGGCGAATTACATCGCGTCGAAGGCGGGCCTGATTGGGCTCACCAAGGCCGTGGCGTCAGAAGTTGCGCGAAGGGGCATCACCGTCAACGCGGTTGCCCCGGGCTTTATCGCAACGCCGATGACGGACAAGCTGCCCGAAGAGGTCCGCCAAAAGCTGCTGGGCATTATTCCGGTGGGCCGAATGGGTACCGATATGGACGTTGCCTGCGGAGTGCGCTTCCTGGCATCTGAGGAAGCAGGATATATTACAGGCCACGTGCTGAACGTTAATGGCGGGATGTATATGGCCTGA
- the fabD gene encoding ACP S-malonyltransferase yields MSEIAFLFPGQGSQAPGMGLELAQHFTSARQVFEEADAALGFPLSKLCFEGPAEELQLTANTQPAILAVSVAAARVLEEKGIRPGYVAGHSLGEYSALVAARALDLTDALRLVRKRGEYMQEAVPIGQGAMAALLGLDSIAVDAVCREAAEDEVVAAANLNSPAQIVIAGHRAAVERAIELAKARGAKRAVLLNVSAPFHCSLMKPASDRLAMDLDAVAISDPRVPLVNNADAAVVRSAEAVRDGLKRQVTSPVKWTGSMLALRREGAGLFVEAGPGKVLSGLMHQIDREARTARAGDLASLEEAVGAVQPQ; encoded by the coding sequence TTGTCCGAAATAGCTTTTCTTTTCCCAGGGCAGGGTTCGCAGGCGCCTGGAATGGGCCTCGAACTGGCGCAACATTTCACCTCGGCCCGCCAAGTTTTTGAGGAGGCGGACGCCGCGCTGGGATTTCCGCTCTCGAAGCTGTGCTTTGAAGGTCCGGCCGAAGAATTGCAGTTGACGGCGAATACGCAGCCTGCCATTCTTGCCGTTTCGGTTGCGGCGGCGCGCGTATTGGAAGAAAAAGGCATCCGGCCTGGTTATGTCGCGGGGCACAGCCTGGGAGAATATTCGGCGCTGGTGGCGGCCCGCGCGCTGGACTTGACGGATGCGCTGCGGCTGGTGCGCAAGCGCGGCGAATATATGCAGGAAGCTGTTCCCATCGGCCAGGGAGCCATGGCGGCGCTGCTCGGCCTTGACTCGATCGCGGTGGATGCAGTTTGTCGCGAGGCGGCCGAAGACGAAGTTGTGGCCGCGGCCAATCTGAATTCACCGGCTCAGATTGTAATCGCCGGACATCGTGCCGCGGTGGAAAGGGCAATCGAGCTGGCAAAGGCCCGCGGAGCAAAACGCGCGGTGTTGCTGAACGTCAGCGCTCCGTTCCATTGCAGCCTGATGAAGCCAGCATCTGACCGGTTGGCCATGGATTTGGACGCCGTCGCCATCAGCGACCCGCGGGTCCCGCTGGTCAATAATGCCGATGCGGCCGTCGTTCGGAGTGCAGAGGCTGTTCGGGACGGACTCAAGCGGCAGGTAACTTCCCCTGTGAAGTGGACCGGCTCAATGCTGGCACTGAGACGGGAAGGCGCGGGGCTTTTTGTGGAGGCGGGTCCCGGTAAAGTGCTCTCGGGATTGATGCATCAGATTGACCGCGAAGCCCGGACCGCGCGTGCCGGTGACCTTGCGTCGCTTGAGGAAGCGGTTGGGGCAGTGCAGCCACAGTAA
- a CDS encoding beta-ketoacyl-ACP synthase III — MIATGILGTGSALPKKVITNSDLEKMVDTSDKWITERTGIKERRQAAPSETTSKLSVKAARKALDMAGITPDKLDLIICSTISPDMPLPATASLIQRELGAATCCAFDLAAACSGFLFALTVVDQFVKTGKAKYALVIGAELLSRYLDYQDRATCVIFGDGVAAGVLGPVNSSSGILASEVHTNGAYADHLYIPAGGTARPASCETVQAREHFIKMRGNELFKVAVRSLEEVSRCVMEQADVQPGEIDLFIPHQANLRITEAVRERLGVPAEKVYSNINRVGNTSSASIPICLDECVRSGRIKKGDLILMSAFGAGVTWGSVLMRW; from the coding sequence ATGATTGCAACAGGGATCCTGGGCACCGGCTCAGCCTTGCCTAAGAAGGTGATCACGAACTCCGACCTGGAAAAGATGGTGGACACCTCCGACAAGTGGATCACCGAACGTACGGGCATCAAGGAGAGGCGCCAGGCCGCCCCCAGCGAGACCACTTCCAAGCTGTCGGTGAAGGCGGCGCGGAAAGCGCTGGATATGGCTGGCATCACTCCCGACAAGCTCGACCTCATTATCTGCTCAACCATTTCTCCCGACATGCCCCTGCCTGCCACCGCATCACTTATCCAGCGGGAACTCGGGGCTGCAACCTGCTGCGCCTTCGACCTGGCGGCGGCCTGCTCGGGTTTCCTTTTTGCGCTGACGGTGGTCGATCAATTCGTCAAAACAGGGAAAGCCAAATATGCGCTGGTGATCGGGGCCGAACTGCTTTCCCGGTACCTCGATTATCAGGATCGCGCCACCTGCGTGATCTTCGGAGACGGGGTGGCCGCAGGCGTGCTGGGCCCCGTCAATTCCTCTTCGGGGATTCTGGCTTCTGAGGTGCATACGAACGGCGCCTATGCGGACCATCTCTACATCCCCGCCGGCGGCACCGCCCGGCCGGCCAGTTGCGAAACGGTCCAGGCGCGGGAACACTTCATCAAGATGCGCGGCAACGAACTTTTCAAAGTGGCCGTTCGCAGCCTGGAAGAGGTTTCGCGCTGCGTGATGGAGCAGGCTGATGTTCAGCCCGGCGAGATCGATCTGTTTATCCCCCACCAGGCCAATCTCCGCATCACTGAAGCCGTGCGAGAGCGGCTGGGCGTGCCGGCTGAAAAGGTCTATTCAAACATCAATCGGGTGGGCAACACTTCATCGGCCTCCATCCCGATCTGCCTTGATGAATGCGTACGCAGCGGCCGCATTAAGAAGGGCGACCTGATTCTGATGTCTGCTTTCGGCGCCGGCGTAACGTGGGGATCGGTCCTGATGCGCTGGTAG